In Miscanthus floridulus cultivar M001 chromosome 8, ASM1932011v1, whole genome shotgun sequence, the sequence tctagaagcaaggtcacacaaacctatgccactagtattttaagcaacaagggagctcctacatatgctagtaagcaaaagcacagagccaactaagctcactagcaatgctcaataacaaggcaaccaatgccaaattagagagcgcaattacttagctacataaactaagcaatgtgactaacaaggttacacaaaccaaattagccacgcaaggaagctacttctatgctacacaagcaagaaggtaactagcaagccacacaagctaactaattgcaaaagcaacaacacaagctcaatgtatatgaaagtaatcgcaagcttgtgtaacagggatgcaaaccaacgggaagaacaaggttgacatgatgatttttctcccgaggttcacgtgtttgccaacacgctagtcctcgttatgtcgactgctcacttggtggttcggcggctaattggcatcacccgccaagaccgcacgtcgggcgccgcaagaacctaccccggaagtgagggtagctcaataacacgttttactaaagttgctcttcgtgatttccgcggggcgagcacaatgcccctcacaagctcttctccgaagcgccgcacaagcttcttacgggcttcaacggagaccaccaccaagccatctaggaggtggcaacctctaagagtaacaagcaccaccggcttgcaactcgatcacctagtgccactcgatgcaacctcacgatgcaatcgcactagaatcgctcactcacacaatcggatgatcactatcaagtatgtgtgagatggatggctcccaagcactactacataagccactaaggctctagtgtgctctccttctagcccaaggccgaccatggcttctatttataaccctacgaacaaatagagccattacccattcactgggtgttttttgggtcgaccggacatagcaccggacgcaccgatcgtgaataccggacgtgtccagtcgctataccggacatgtccggtagttgCCGAACCGCCACGTGTCCAACCATTGtctccaatggctctctgacaagacgacCGTATGCTCAGCACAAAACGACCGAACGCTCAGCCGCTATgtccggtcaagtccagtaagcctccagggccgaccggacgcgtctgttagaaactgaccagacgctgagaggccgaccggacgcgtctgttagaaactgaccggacgctgagcctcagcgtctggtcgagtacagtaagcacccaccaACGACCGGACACGTTCAGTCACACCagaccagacgctgccagcgtccgatcgactgctctGCCGAACACTGCTTTTtcagattcacaccggacgcgtccggtgtggcgaccggatgcgtccggtcactgagtacgtcgccaaataccggacgtgttcggtcaccataccggacgcgtccggtcactctgtgaccagcgcgactaactcattttcaactctatcttcttcacccttgctcaaatgtgtcaaccaccaagtgtatcaccttgtgcacatgtgttagcatattttcacaaacattttcaagggtgttagccactcaacttgtcacgccactcgactctagcgatgatgcaaagttagatcactcgagtggcactagatgaccaatatgcaaacaagtttgcccctcttgatagtacggccatctatcataaacccggtcataaacttctctatacacctatgaccggtgaaatgaaatgccctaggttatacctttgccttgcgcattccattccatctcctccaatgttgatgcaacacatgcaccaacatgatcaacaatgatatgatccacttcatatcatcacgtgatcatattggttcatcgatcttgacttcacttgctcttcactgttgccatcgtccatcggcgtcaagtcttgctcaagcttcaccgccacacggtccatcactccaaagccttcgacttgccctttacgcttgcaaccggtccatcaagccaagtcttgtcttgatcttctccaccctgatcacatgactcaatgtcatgtctcatttgcatttaagctccttcatcatcacatgtgtgagctttgcaacatctccaagccattttcacctttatggcatatattgctcacacacatgtacctatggactaatcacatgtgtatctcatataaacacaattagttcacctaggttgtcactcgattaccaaaaccacacaaggacctttcatcggtGCGCGTCCTGCGGCTCTCGATGAACAGGCTCTCCGCGCGTGTTCCCTCTTGGGTTCGAGAAACACTGGTCGCTCGCTGAGCTCTCCCTCAATCCAGTCCCTATTGGCTGCCGCCGCCGCGAGCATGAGCAGCAGCTCACACGACGATAGTGACTTCGACGAGCCATTTTCCCTCTGAATCACCGGCCTCGGCACGAACTCTGACGAGCTGAGGCAAACCGAGGCATGGCTGGCGCGGTTCGCGAGCGGGTGCCCCAACCTAAGATTCAAGTTCGAAGGCATCGTAGATGGTCCAGACTCCAGACAGTGGCTGCCATGAACGCATCAAGGTCGACAGCGACGCGACCATGGTTGTCAACCTGGTGTTCCTGGCAGCACAGAGATCGATAACAAGCACAAGAGAAAAAGCGTCCAGCGCATTGGCTTCGACACGCGCGGGTGCTCCGTGCTGACCACACTCGGCTCCGCTATGGGGAGCTCCAGGTAGCAGGGTGGCAGCGCGCACTAGCAGGCCCTGGTGCCCATGGCGGCAAGCTCCGGTGTCTGGCTGCTGCGGGTGGAATCGCGAGCTGGTGCGCCGTAGCTCCGGCGGAGGTGGCTTCGGTGAGCCACGAGCGTGGCTCCGGCGGCGTACggcgtcggtgctggagtgctCGTCAGCAGCGTTCGAGGCAAGGATAGGCGCCGGGCTTGAGCTCCGAGCTCCCTGGTACGAGGCCCTACGCCGCCGCCGGTGACTCCCTACactgtcctcatcctcatcagcTACTATTTCCTCATCGTCCATGGCTGGCTCCACGACGGGGGGTGGGTCCGGCCTGTTCCACCACGCGCGCCGCGAGGACCACCACTGGAGTGCGTCTCTACggtcttcttcaccgaccatgaggcCAAGCTCCCGGGCAGGCTCGACCCGGACGCCGTCGTCGCGCTCCACCACAACGTCAGCTGCCCGCTCTACCGGACCGATGCAACCGGCGATGTCCACCTCGCACGCGACGACCACGACGCGTCCTGCCGCGACCTATAGCTCGGTGATGCGCGGCGCATCGACACCGCGCCGAGGGTGGGGTACGGGAGCTCCTGCAAGTTCTCGACCAAGACCGGCGATGTGCAGTGGCCCATCACGCGCTCCTTCTCCATGGATTGCTTCATGGGCGGCCTTGGCCAGAAGCCGCAGAGGCGCAGACCAAGGAGCCTGCTACGGCAACTCGGGGGAGACCGGCCAGAGCCTCTCCAgcggcgacagcagcagcagcaatgtCGATGACCACGGTGCTAGCGAGACGAGCGGCCGGTTTTGGAATGCAGCAGCAACGTCGCTGACCACTGTCCCACCTGGAACAGAGACAACGGCCACACTCACCTCAggaaagagaaggggaggagctTGACGGAGGCAACGACGTTTGTTCCAAACGTGACAGAATGCTATATCCAGGTGACGTTGCgttctttcagtggtattttacggaGCGGCAAAGTTTTGATGGTATTTTTCGGATACGGTGATCTTTTAATGCTATGAGACCAATTTTCCCTTTTCTTTTAGCTAGGACTTGTTTGGTTCAATCCTCATATGTCTCGGGCTTTTGGCCTCGTCAaacatgttagtcacagtgatCATATTATGATCTAATCACAAAAATCACACAATACACCCAAACAAGGATCACATTTGCTATAACTGGATGGCATTCAATCAATCTTTTTTATGGCCAAGGTGGTTTTGCACTCGACAAACCCATTGACCCTCGTGAAAAGTCATGGAATATTATTTCATTTATGTGAACGGAGGGGAGAGCTTTTGCTTTGCTGTGGTATTAATAGGAGAAGATAATTAATCTAGTGAGAAAGATTGGTCAAAAAACCATACCACTTAGGAGCAAGGGATTTGCACCCGTACTTTCACAAATGACTTACACCCTGTTTGGATGTTGGTATTCAGCTTAGAATTACCACGCGTTTGAATGTTTTGGAATTAGGTCTTAGAATTTGACTCACAATTTCACATGGTATTTTTCACAAACACAAAACAAGAAAATCCCCAATACAGGCCTACGGAGCTTGGTATTGCCTGGCATATGAGAGGCGGAGCTCGGCTTACGGAGGGGGCCATGGAGCTCGCCGCCGCGGAGCTCGCCATCGCGGAGGGGCCGGGACTCGCTGGCAGGTGGAGACTCCGCGAGCTCGCTGGCGCGTGCTCTGATAGATCTAGGCGTGAAAGGGTAGAGCTCGTCGGCGGGTGGAGGCTCCATGAGCTTGCCGCGCGTAGAGACGGAGGGGCTCCGACGTGTGCTTGGGCTGAGCTCACCGGCCTGTGGATTTGTGCATGTTGAGAGAGTGGGGCATGCTGACGCTTGGAGTGTACAGGTTCATTGGTAGGTGGAGAGACGTGGCTCACAGGCCATAAGGAAAATGAAGCTAGAGGACGTTCCATTTCCTGGACCAATTTACTAAATCCAAATGTCTAGAAATGGAATCACTGTCCAATATGAGGAAAAAGCTAGGAAAACCCCACATTCCATATTAGCGTTGTGTTTGATAATCTATAGAAAACATGAAAAGTTACAAGAAAACATTAGGTTCAAGAAAAACCACTATGGGCTGTGGTTGGTGCACATTTGTTTGTCCATGTAACCACTCGacaggtgcttcaagtgtgatgGTTGATGAAGTCCAGTTCCAATCTAGGACGCACCTGTCGTGCTCGTGATGAATGACGACGGCATTTACATGTGCGGTACAGCGAGGCTGCTGCCGCCTTGCACATTCTTATGACAAAACGGCCAAAATTCACTCACATGCCACGAACTTGGCCAGCCGTGCCGCCGAGCAGAGATGAGGTCTCCGGCAAGAGTGACAACTCGCTGTTCCTTTGTGTCTGAAAGCTCTTGCAGTGCCAAACTTCCAATCTGCCATGGTCCATGGAGCCAGAGGAAGTCAAAATCCGTTGACAAATCGGATGACACTTTCACTTTCTGAGAATATGGGAATATGGGAATATTAATCTTTCatgtgtactccctccgtccagaaaaAAACGTAATTCTAAGCTTTTTTTACGAAGGGAGTACGAGTAATAGTACATTTGTTGCTCTGGTGGACGAGGTACTCATACCAAGTTCAAGCCTAGCCAAACCAAAATATACGCAAGCAACGAATAAAAAAAACCACGCAAGAAATTTACAAAGCAACCATGGGGCGTTGCAAACGCCGTGCCACTGGGCGTGGTTGCTGGGCTTGGACGTTTGGCGTCGCCGTCGCGTGGCACTGGCATCGAAGGCCGCGATCCACGAAGTCAAACGGGAGCTCTGCTGCAGCGTGCCACCGCCCCCACCTACAGCGGCCACGGGGTCCGTGTTTCCCATGGGCACCGAGACCTGTGAAAGTTGAGCGGCCGAAAGCGACGCGCACCCGTCCCCGCTTCCACTCGACCACTCCCACCCGGAAAACGAAGCCAAAAAGCCACGctctcgccaccgccgccgcttccgtgatggtaaatatgtaaataatccCCCGCTTCCGCGGCCACCGTCCCTTCCCTCCCTCGCAGGCTCCCACGCCCATCTCCGCCGTCACCACTGGCCCCGTCGCCACCACTGTCAACTCAGCGGAGCAGCTCTCCTCCTCAAACTCTCGCGGTGTCTCGCAGTCTCGCTTGCTTACCTTCCTCCGCTCCGCTGCAATCCCACTCCTGATCCGGGCTCCACCCGGAAGTGCCCACGCATTTTGGTCTCTAGTGCTTGGAGCCTTCTCGGTTGCACCAAATTTGGCCTTTTTAGGTGGGTGGGGAGCTCCGATCTTTTCAGCTACAGCTTTTATTTTCCTGTTTCTTGGTTGGGTTTGTGCCACAGACTTGAGCATCTTGGGCTGGGACGATTACCGCTGAGCCGTCCTCCCCATATATTGATCAGATGAGTTGTGGGTGTCTCCTCCCAATCCGAGATTGCAGGAGATGGTTGTAGCAGTAGCTTCGTCCCAATCTTCCTCCACGCCCCTGTCACCTTACCCGTCTTCGCCCAGCCTCCGCGGCTTCATCAGGGACGCCCCGCCTTACAGCACCCAGACAACGCCGCAGGTGCAGACGGCTggtgtcggcggcggcggcggcggcaatgggAAGATCAGCCCGGCGGTGCTGTTCATCATAGTGATCCTTGCGGTTATCTTCTTCATCTCCGGGCTGCTCCACCTCCTTGTGAGGATACTGACGAAGAAGCAGCACGGCCGTGGTGCCGCCATGGGGGAGTCTGCACCGTCGCCGCACCGGACCGGCGCGCGTGACGCGGCAATGGACCGGCAGCTGCAGCAGCTGTTCCATCTGCACGACTCTGGGCTTGACCAGGCGTTCATCGATGCGCTGCCCGTGTTCGCGTACCGTGAAATTATCGGTGGCAACAAAGAGCCGTTCGACTGTGCGGTGTGCTTGTGCGAATTTGATGCGGAGGACAGGCTCAGGCTGTTGCCGGTGTGCGGGCATGCCTTCCATCTGCAGTGTATAGATACATGGCTGCTGTCCAATTCGACATGCCCGCTTTGCCGTGGCACGCTCTTTGTCCCCGGGATGACTATAGATAACATGCTGTTTGATGATTTTGATGAGAGGTTGGAGGAGGAGCCTCTACCGGAGGAGTGTGAGGATGGATACCAGGTTTCCAGGCACAAACCCATGGATGAGGAACAGCCAGTGGCCGAGAAGAGGGTGTTTCCAGTAAGGCTTGGGAAGTTCAAGAATGTTGGAAATCAGGGTGCCATCGGTGGTGTGGTTGGCAATGGCAATGAAGCTGGTATAGTGAGTAGGGAGGCAGGGGagagtagcagtagcagcttgGATGCAAGGAGATGCTTCTCCATGGGCACTTACCAGTATGTTCTTGGGGCTTCTGAACTTCGAGTGGCTCTCCAGACAGGTCATGGCAGAAACGGTGCAAGCAGCAGGTTCAAAGGAAGAGTTGCTGGCTTAAGTTCCGTCAATGCTGACATTATGGAGGGCAAGAGGATTTGTGCGAGGAGCAAAGGCGAGAGCTTCTCTGTGTCGAAGATTTGGCAGTGGTCTAATGTGAAGGGCAAGCTGCCAGCTCCTCCAGACACTTGCTCAGATACAGGGAGCCTACCATGGATGAAAAGAAATGCTGCTGGAGATAAGTCTAATATGTGATTCTGTCTATaattctttgttttttttctgcCTGATGTTGGCTGCTAAGTTGCTTAGCTCTAGCTATTTCATCTGATTTAGGGTGTCTCAACAATCATTCATCAAGGGATAATTTTTGACAGGCTTGCTATATTGCACATAGTTTGTGATTGTTCACAATGGTGTAGTCTAGTGTTGTTGGTATTCCAGAAATTCCATTCAGAAGCCTATCATCACTATGAAGTGTCAATTTATACTCTATTTGTGTTATCGATTCTTCAATTTCCTCCTTGAATGTAAGTATGTAACTATCAAACATGAGACAATATTAGTATTAGCCTACAATGTGATATATGTCTAGACCATTGCGAGACAAATGACATGCAGTTGAAGAAGTAAAATGGAGTTCTGTGACATCATTGTTTAAATTCTGTGGGGGGTGCTAGGGTGGGTGGGGGAGGGTGAACCTTTAAGCTTGTTATCTTCTATAAACTGTGGCTGACTGTAAAAATTGTATATTATTTACTACTTACTGATGTGATAAGTAATATGCTTTTGACCTGTGACTTCACGTCCAAATTACCTCCTCTTTTTTGCTTTATCACCTTTAAGCATTCGTATCTTAACTTCTAGAGCAACCTCTCTTTCAATAATCTCCTATTGCTCACATGGAGGAACGACAGTTTCTTTTTTTATTCATAAAACAACGCATGATACTTTTCTTCATCCCTGCACAGTCCCAGATGATTGATACGGAAGTTAACCTTTCTACTTCACCGCAACAAATGTGGGCTATTGAAGATATGATGGCAGTAACTGTCTAAGATTGCAGTAACAGTTAAGATTGCGATTTGGTTTTGCCCATGCCATTGTCAATTTTTGAAAACCATCTGAAATAACATTTGAGTGATGGGCTCGGTTTGATTAATTTTCTTGTCAAACCTAGCATAGATGTTGCTATTATACTGTCTTTTTTTTTAACGTAATGGCAgtagctctgcctttcaattaagaaggGTAAAGAGGTTTATGTACAGAGCAAGAGGGGCATTGCCCCCATTAGGATTACACGATGCCTCCCGAGATATTGCCCCCTCCCCAAGCTAAagccctctttctttgctcgacATCCTCTTTTACCCTTAATGCCACTTGCATACTGTCTTTTTTTTATCATTGCTATTATACTGCTCTTGCTTTTGTTACATTTTAACAATTGTTATTGTCTTAGTCTGTCCATCTGGTCAATGCAGCATGCCTGCAAGTGTTGGTGCATCAACTCAAGATTGTGCTACCTTTTTGCTTATCGCACCAGGTGGTGGTGACTAGGTTTCTAAGTGGATGGCAGCTTTGTCCTCATACAATATTAGTATTCTAATGCACTAAGTAGTACCGATAGCTGATAGAAGGTCCGTAGTGGCATGGAAGCTTGTATGCTGCCTATCACATTATAATCTTTGGCTTATTTAATCATAGCCAAAGGAAGAAGTGCCAGCCATCACATACCTGCACTAAGCAACAGGCATTATCGACAGGATTCCAGCATATTGCTTGAGTGATCTTAGCTAGGAAATCATTGGTTTGCAAATGATTTTCTGTCCTACCTGATAGTAATACACAACTCATGCAATCATGAGGAAGATGCTAATCTGGCAGCATTATTGTTGACATCATTGTTGCGGTTGCTGCTATTTGATCTCATATCAGATACTGTGATGCCTGGTTTGAGATTGGTTCCTTGGAAAGGCATCATATTCTGGGCCAATTCTCGCAGGCTTCCGTTGTTCTTCAAAGACCGTATCCTACAGTCGTTGTCTCTCAGAAACAGTATCTTATTGGCAATGGGAGCTGAAATGCAGATGGCAGCTTCTTTTTGAAGCGCCAACCTGCTAGCACAGCAAACTGCTTCTTTGCAATTTGTTTTTGAATAAACTGAAGCTTCTTTTTGTAGCTGGTATGATGGAGTTTCTTCAGCTGTATCTTCTCCTTGTACAGCACTGAATTGAGACACCAGGATAAAACTTCAAGGGCTGGTTCCATGCATGATTGAGATGGGCAGAGCATGGCATGAAATGAAAGCAACAGATGTGGGTCATGCTCATGAAGGAGATAGGAGGATCACTACTACATACACTGAGACCATGATCAGCCTATATGATATTGTTCTTTTGTCTTGATGACTTTAAATCCAGGAGGTCATCAGATGGGCAGGATTGGTTGTCTGCCTTTATTAGCTGGCATTCGATCCACCATCCATTACGGCATGAAGTGTGTATGGTATCAGTTGCAACCTATACCCACAAAGGAGTGTCTGATAGAGGAGCTTGTGGAGCTTTGGGCTGGATGGTTATGGCAGCATCAATCAATATTGTCAAGGCTGTGGCATGATCCCCGTGATCATGCACAGTAATGAAGGACGTGCTTGACCATCTAGTCACACAGCCTAAGAGTCAAAGTTACCGTCGACAGTTTGACACCACGGCTATAAAAGCGATTGGCCGTTCACGCGGAAGGCAAGATTATGACGAGACCTGATGTCGAAGACGAAGACTTGTTCATCAGTAGCAGGTGGATTCGGGGAGGTGCTCGGGTGCTGGGAACACGCGCACGACGAAACCGCGGGTCATTGTTGGCCTGCTTTTTATTTGTTGGACCAGAAACCAAGAGGCGCACGGCCGCAGCAAAGCGTCCAGAAGAACGCCTGCATGCGAGGTTTTCCCATCCGTGCGTCGCAATCAGTCACAGCTGGAAACACGGCAAGCTTTCGCACCCAGAATTAGAATTCGAATTCTTTTGCTTGCTCTAGCTAATCATGCAAGTTTCCGGCCCAACTCCCTCAGCTTGGAAGCAAACAATGCCTAACTGGCGCGATCACGACATTTCAAAAAAATTGCAGTAATTTGTGCACTTCATTTCAGTTGTTGGGACAAAACTGGGACAGGATGAACGGATTCATTACAGCAGCAGTAAAACGACAATGAATGTAATAGCAATCTCATTTTTACAGTGGCTAACCAATCAATCAACTGAACGGACGAAGGGGAGGAAGGAATTGTTTGTAGCAGCGATCTCGCTCACCGTTCACACGCACACGCCCGCGGAATCGTCGAATCTATCCATCCAATCCAAGATGAAAGGGACACCTTCTTTTTCTGAGATAGTCTCAACACCCTTCCTTTGACCAATCAACCAGCGTTCCTCCTCTGCTCCGATCCGATGACCGATGGGGCAAGTCCACGGTGGGCGGTCAGGTCAGGCCCGGCCGGCTCCGTCGtggggcggcagcggcggcgggttGAAGAGTGGCGGCGCGTCGCGGCCGCCGAGGTCCATGGACGACTTGGCGGAGGCCGGCGGGGCGACGAAGCGCGCGGAGAAGTCGCGGTAGCCGGTGTAGTCGCCCTCGGGGCTGGCGCCGTGGCCCTCGTCGAA encodes:
- the LOC136478070 gene encoding RING-H2 finger protein ATL46-like, with translation MVVAVASSQSSSTPLSPYPSSPSLRGFIRDAPPYSTQTTPQVQTAGVGGGGGGNGKISPAVLFIIVILAVIFFISGLLHLLVRILTKKQHGRGAAMGESAPSPHRTGARDAAMDRQLQQLFHLHDSGLDQAFIDALPVFAYREIIGGNKEPFDCAVCLCEFDAEDRLRLLPVCGHAFHLQCIDTWLLSNSTCPLCRGTLFVPGMTIDNMLFDDFDERLEEEPLPEECEDGYQVSRHKPMDEEQPVAEKRVFPVRLGKFKNVGNQGAIGGVVGNGNEAGIVSREAGESSSSSLDARRCFSMGTYQYVLGASELRVALQTGHGRNGASSRFKGRVAGLSSVNADIMEGKRICARSKGESFSVSKIWQWSNVKGKLPAPPDTCSDTGSLPWMKRNAAGDKSNM